In Methylomagnum ishizawai, one DNA window encodes the following:
- a CDS encoding class 1 fructose-bisphosphatase, with protein sequence MQGQHLTQFLISEQRRVGGTGELTLLLTDIAGACKGIGHEVNRGALAGNLDSIGSHENIQGEVQKKLDVLSDEIFVNSLSWTGHLAGMASEEHDEIIPIPEGYPRGKYLICFDPLDGSSNIEVNLSIGTIFSVLLAPNDNPTAEDFLQPGTQQVAAGFCIYGPTTILILTTGNGVNGFTLDRNVGEFILTHPNITIPEDTSEFAINMSNHRFWEAPMRRYVDECVAGKSGGREKDFNMRWLASMVAEVYRVLMRGGLFTYPMDEKLKTKGGRLRLLYEANPMSFIVEQAGGMASTGRERILDIQPVSVHQRVPVILGSKNEVARLVAYHLEG encoded by the coding sequence ATGCAAGGCCAACACCTGACCCAATTCCTGATTTCCGAGCAACGCCGGGTGGGCGGCACGGGCGAATTGACCCTGTTGCTGACCGATATCGCCGGGGCGTGCAAGGGCATCGGCCACGAGGTGAACCGCGGCGCCCTGGCGGGCAACCTGGACAGCATCGGCAGCCACGAGAACATCCAGGGCGAGGTCCAGAAGAAGCTGGACGTGCTGTCGGATGAAATCTTCGTCAATTCGCTGAGCTGGACCGGCCATCTGGCCGGGATGGCGTCCGAGGAACACGACGAGATCATCCCGATCCCGGAAGGCTATCCGCGTGGCAAATACCTGATTTGCTTCGACCCCTTGGACGGTTCCAGCAATATCGAGGTGAACCTCAGCATCGGCACCATCTTCTCGGTGCTGTTGGCTCCGAACGACAACCCCACCGCCGAGGATTTTCTGCAACCGGGTACGCAGCAAGTGGCGGCGGGCTTTTGCATCTACGGCCCGACCACCATCCTGATCCTGACCACCGGCAACGGCGTCAATGGCTTCACCCTGGACCGCAACGTCGGCGAGTTCATCCTGACCCACCCGAACATCACCATCCCGGAGGACACCTCTGAGTTCGCCATCAACATGTCCAACCACCGCTTCTGGGAAGCTCCGATGCGGCGCTATGTGGACGAGTGCGTGGCGGGCAAATCCGGCGGGCGCGAGAAGGATTTCAACATGCGCTGGCTGGCGTCGATGGTGGCCGAGGTCTACCGCGTGTTGATGCGCGGCGGCTTGTTCACCTATCCGATGGACGAGAAGCTCAAGACCAAGGGCGGCCGCCTGCGCCTGTTGTACGAGGCCAACCCGATGTCCTTCATCGTGGAGCAGGCCGGCGGCATGGCTTCCACGGGCCGCGAGCGCATCCTGGATATCCAGCCGGTCAGCGTCCACCAGCGCGTGCCGGTGATTCTGGGTTCCAAGAACGAAGTGGCGCGGTTGGTTGCTTACCACCTGGAAGGCTGA
- a CDS encoding DUF2590 family protein produces the protein MIINDLAINEHESDGQPGPSAQPYLGNPGLYIDWRITNNDLDIGPDFEPILLANKDSVVQDVKHMIRESGLLWRCIAERDGVKVKALLDRLVLLIEEDIRLVPGTITVERSDTQTFFILGDTVDYGKFGFPASILPGLL, from the coding sequence ATGATCATAAACGACCTCGCCATCAACGAACACGAGAGCGACGGCCAGCCCGGCCCTTCGGCACAGCCCTATCTGGGGAATCCTGGGCTGTATATCGATTGGCGTATTACTAATAATGACCTGGATATAGGCCCGGATTTCGAGCCTATCCTATTAGCGAATAAGGACAGTGTGGTGCAGGACGTGAAGCACATGATCCGGGAAAGCGGCCTGCTATGGCGCTGCATCGCGGAGCGGGACGGGGTGAAGGTCAAAGCGCTACTGGACCGGCTGGTTTTGTTGATCGAAGAGGATATCCGTTTAGTGCCGGGCACGATCACGGTCGAGCGGTCTGATACCCAGACATTCTTTATCCTGGGGGATACCGTGGATTACGGGAAGTTCGGGTTTCCGGCCAGCATATTGCCGGGGCTGTTATGA
- a CDS encoding baseplate J/gp47 family protein — translation MSVNVDFWQVLRDAGIPTTQADLETQWRTELTAVDSPISNLPAYSPFWRTVTALITQPVLWLVKLVADTVLPNAFLAYASGTFLELLADAVNLSRKPGVRAEGLMVFSRATAGGALTIATGTTVRTAEINGVAYVVTTTADATIPTGELSVSAPVIAAAPGAAYNLGAGYYSILPTPINGVSVTNEADWLVLPGADAETDDALRARCRNQFATASSYHTDAAYKSIIASFPGVDIDSIWFVHDAPRGPGTANAYVLFEFGADVTEYLSAINTHIMDDGNHGHGDDLLVAQMPETGYSLAVTAWAEPGTSTEAKAALRAGVEDFIGTAFRANLAYQGKATLAHPYSRFSFSRLAKELHEQFPALHSIDFGESDIVAGLWIPVLDGLDVTVEDAE, via the coding sequence ATGAGTGTGAATGTCGATTTCTGGCAGGTATTGCGGGATGCGGGGATTCCCACCACCCAAGCCGATCTTGAGACGCAATGGCGGACCGAGCTAACGGCGGTGGATTCGCCGATTTCCAACCTCCCGGCTTATTCGCCGTTCTGGCGGACCGTGACGGCGCTCATCACCCAGCCTGTGCTGTGGCTGGTGAAGCTGGTGGCCGATACCGTGCTGCCGAATGCGTTCCTGGCCTATGCGTCCGGGACGTTCCTGGAATTGCTGGCCGATGCGGTAAACCTAAGCCGCAAACCGGGCGTGCGGGCCGAGGGGTTGATGGTTTTCAGCCGCGCCACGGCGGGCGGGGCGCTAACCATTGCTACTGGGACCACGGTCCGCACGGCGGAAATCAACGGCGTGGCCTACGTGGTCACTACCACCGCCGACGCCACGATCCCCACCGGGGAGTTGAGCGTGTCCGCGCCCGTGATCGCCGCCGCCCCAGGCGCGGCCTACAACCTGGGCGCGGGCTACTATTCGATCCTGCCGACCCCGATCAACGGGGTATCCGTAACCAACGAGGCGGACTGGCTGGTCCTGCCTGGCGCGGACGCCGAGACGGATGACGCGCTCAGGGCGCGATGCCGGAACCAGTTCGCCACCGCGTCCAGTTATCACACCGACGCGGCCTACAAGTCCATCATCGCCAGTTTCCCCGGCGTGGATATCGATTCGATCTGGTTTGTCCACGATGCGCCGCGCGGGCCGGGCACCGCCAACGCCTATGTGCTATTCGAGTTCGGGGCCGATGTCACCGAATACCTGAGCGCCATCAATACCCACATCATGGACGATGGCAACCACGGCCATGGGGACGATCTGCTCGTGGCGCAGATGCCCGAGACCGGCTATTCCCTGGCCGTCACGGCCTGGGCCGAACCGGGCACGTCCACCGAGGCCAAGGCGGCGCTACGGGCTGGGGTGGAGGACTTCATCGGGACCGCGTTCCGGGCGAACCTCGCCTATCAGGGCAAGGCTACGCTGGCCCATCCCTATTCCCGATTCAGCTTCAGCCGACTGGCGAAGGAGCTGCACGAGCAATTCCCGGCCCTGCACAGCATCGACTTCGGGGAATCCGACATCGTGGCCGGGCTGTGGATTCCAGTGCTGGACGGCCTGGACGTGACGGTGGAGGACGCCGAATGA
- a CDS encoding phage tail-collar fiber domain-containing protein has product MAFITVAGENWFAAHQVAGTHPNIERFVLAYIEGLGAEPADRIESMPAPAAIVLERAWDRRGSAGPNQVVYSMLLDATIGDFVFNWVGLAGADDVLVAASHIAPITKTATDGDVRGNNLTRNFALAFSGIAALLDLDVPADAWQMDFTWAALAGKPDTFPPDPHNHDDRYYTVEEVDAELAGKSNTGHNHDDRYYTEAEVDTALAGKSDTGHNHDDRYYTEAEVDAELAGKSNTGHNHDDRYYTEAEVDTALAGKSDTGHNHDDRYYTEAEVDTALAGKSNTGHNHDDRYYTEAEVDTALAGKSDTGHNHDDRYYTKTQLQTSGQASAHWDNVGTGRRNAITHLGSDLRDTMPFSGDMDALVTPGDYYYNSDCTHAPSDYGLVKVWREVAGVVYQQAQESHGGRLYSRYLTGGVWTAWRTYADSADVVPRAADLRVGSIALGAIYGLSAGYAPGTVLDSSGDHRFILWNINGDNNWATPTGTWVSLGCIDGAGSGQLAIRTA; this is encoded by the coding sequence ATGGCATTTATCACCGTAGCCGGGGAAAACTGGTTTGCCGCGCATCAAGTCGCCGGTACCCACCCGAATATCGAACGCTTCGTGCTGGCCTATATCGAAGGGCTGGGCGCAGAGCCCGCCGACCGGATCGAATCCATGCCCGCGCCCGCCGCTATCGTGCTGGAACGGGCCTGGGATCGGCGCGGGTCGGCGGGGCCGAACCAGGTCGTTTATTCGATGCTGTTGGACGCGACCATCGGCGATTTCGTGTTCAACTGGGTGGGGTTGGCCGGGGCCGATGACGTTTTGGTGGCGGCATCCCACATCGCCCCAATCACCAAGACCGCCACGGACGGGGACGTGCGCGGGAACAACTTGACCCGCAATTTCGCGCTGGCTTTTTCCGGGATCGCGGCGTTGCTGGACTTGGACGTGCCCGCCGATGCGTGGCAGATGGATTTCACCTGGGCCGCGCTCGCGGGCAAGCCGGACACATTCCCCCCCGATCCGCACAACCACGATGACCGCTACTACACCGTGGAGGAAGTGGACGCGGAACTCGCGGGCAAGTCGAACACCGGGCACAACCACGATGACCGCTACTACACCGAGGCGGAAGTGGACACGGCCCTCGCGGGCAAGTCGGACACCGGGCACAACCACGATGACCGCTACTACACCGAGGCGGAAGTGGACGCGGAACTCGCGGGCAAGTCGAACACCGGGCACAACCACGATGACCGCTACTACACCGAGGCGGAAGTGGACACGGCCCTCGCGGGCAAGTCGGACACCGGGCACAACCACGATGACCGCTACTACACCGAGGCGGAAGTGGATACGGCCCTCGCGGGCAAGTCGAACACCGGGCACAACCACGATGACCGCTACTACACCGAGGCGGAAGTGGATACGGCCCTCGCGGGCAAGTCGGACACCGGACACAACCACGATGACCGCTACTACACCAAAACACAGCTACAAACCTCAGGCCAAGCGTCGGCACATTGGGACAATGTAGGGACGGGGCGGCGCAATGCCATTACCCATTTGGGTAGCGACCTGCGGGATACCATGCCGTTTTCTGGCGATATGGATGCCCTGGTTACGCCCGGCGATTACTACTACAACTCGGATTGCACCCATGCGCCGTCCGATTATGGGTTGGTGAAGGTATGGCGGGAAGTAGCGGGGGTGGTGTATCAGCAAGCCCAGGAATCACACGGCGGGCGGCTCTATAGCCGTTATTTGACCGGCGGCGTCTGGACGGCCTGGCGGACCTATGCGGATAGCGCCGATGTGGTGCCGAGGGCGGCGGATTTGCGGGTGGGTAGCATCGCGCTGGGCGCGATCTATGGTTTGAGTGCTGGTTATGCGCCGGGCACCGTGTTGGATTCGAGCGGCGACCACAGATTTATTCTGTGGAACATTAACGGCGACAACAACTGGGCCACGCCGACCGGCACATGGGTATCCCTGGGCTGCATAGATGGCGCGGGGTCCGGCCAACTCGCCATCAGGACCGCCTGA
- a CDS encoding toxic anion resistance protein: MSATIELTPPETLTPPAAVAPVEKEQAAGMVKLEPAKFQELDKKVEDFVNIILNEQVQSEAFKAKISGVHTLANDEIRAAAGISNRLLDKPMQAMNTGLFDEGSAISKSLLDLRVRIEALDPVKQGNLLEPRKLLGFIPMGTKVQDYFRQYQSAQTHLNAILESLYHGQDELRKDNAAVEEEKANAWRIMERLEQYVYVGKKIDAAISAKLAEIEGQDPEKARVVKEELLFYVRQKVQDLLTQLAVTIQGYLAMDMIRKNNLELIKGVDRATTTTISALRTAVIVAQALANQKLVLDQIGALNATTSGMIESTSALLKQQAGRVHEQASSAAVSLDKLKLAFQNIYDTMDMVSSYKVKALENMQKTVDVLGAEVEKSKSYLDRTRQETVRQVSATLTTASGDEIRL, encoded by the coding sequence ATGAGCGCCACCATCGAACTGACCCCGCCGGAAACCTTGACCCCGCCCGCCGCCGTCGCCCCGGTGGAGAAGGAACAGGCGGCCGGCATGGTCAAGCTGGAACCGGCCAAGTTCCAGGAGCTGGACAAGAAGGTCGAGGACTTCGTCAATATCATCCTGAACGAGCAGGTCCAGAGCGAAGCCTTCAAGGCCAAGATTTCCGGGGTCCACACCCTCGCCAACGACGAAATCCGCGCCGCCGCCGGGATTTCCAACCGCCTGTTGGACAAGCCGATGCAGGCCATGAATACCGGCCTGTTCGACGAGGGTTCGGCGATTTCCAAGTCTTTGTTGGATTTGCGGGTGCGGATCGAGGCGCTGGACCCGGTGAAGCAGGGCAATTTGCTGGAGCCTAGGAAGCTGTTGGGTTTCATCCCGATGGGCACCAAGGTCCAGGATTATTTCCGCCAGTACCAATCGGCCCAGACCCATCTCAACGCCATCCTGGAATCGCTCTACCACGGCCAGGACGAGTTGCGTAAGGACAACGCCGCCGTCGAGGAGGAGAAGGCCAATGCCTGGCGGATCATGGAGCGGCTGGAACAATACGTCTATGTAGGCAAGAAGATCGACGCCGCCATCAGCGCCAAGCTCGCCGAGATCGAGGGCCAAGACCCGGAGAAGGCCCGCGTGGTCAAGGAGGAATTGTTGTTCTACGTGCGGCAGAAGGTGCAGGATTTGCTGACTCAGTTGGCGGTCACCATCCAGGGCTATCTGGCGATGGACATGATCCGCAAGAACAATCTGGAACTCATCAAGGGCGTGGACCGCGCCACCACCACCACCATTTCCGCCTTGAGGACGGCGGTGATCGTGGCCCAGGCGCTGGCGAATCAAAAGCTGGTGCTGGACCAGATCGGCGCTTTGAACGCCACCACCAGCGGCATGATCGAGTCCACCTCGGCCCTGCTCAAGCAGCAGGCGGGCCGGGTCCACGAACAGGCCAGCAGCGCCGCCGTCAGCCTCGACAAGCTCAAGCTGGCGTTCCAGAACATCTACGACACCATGGACATGGTGTCCAGCTACAAGGTCAAGGCGCTGGAGAACATGCAGAAGACCGTGGACGTGCTGGGCGCGGAGGTCGAGAAATCCAAGTCCTACCTGGACCGCACCCGCCAGGAAACCGTGCGCCAGGTCAGCGCCACCCTCACCACGGCCTCGGGCGATGAAATCCGGCTGTGA
- a CDS encoding WYL domain-containing protein gives MTEQQEPFDFDAWQRSLRPVWTGYPKSVEFTYKDRDGKKERRKVNVSKVLVSDRMNVYLYGYCQARQDYRTFAIHRIESKIRHDKKYYYPLEFQELLGVTDADIENAWGGWIDSDGTFIPFKDSAREASPAPTEGWKAADSKSGCLGMAALLLLPFVLVILWAGA, from the coding sequence ATGACTGAGCAACAAGAGCCTTTTGACTTCGACGCATGGCAGCGCTCGTTAAGGCCGGTTTGGACAGGGTATCCCAAATCCGTCGAATTCACCTACAAGGACCGGGACGGCAAAAAAGAACGCCGAAAGGTCAATGTTTCCAAAGTCCTGGTATCCGACCGTATGAATGTCTACCTGTATGGATATTGCCAAGCCCGTCAGGACTATCGGACGTTCGCCATTCACCGGATAGAGTCCAAAATCCGCCACGATAAAAAGTATTACTACCCATTGGAGTTCCAAGAACTCTTAGGCGTTACCGATGCGGACATTGAAAACGCCTGGGGTGGATGGATAGATTCTGATGGCACTTTCATTCCGTTCAAGGACTCGGCACGGGAAGCTTCACCAGCCCCCACCGAAGGGTGGAAGGCCGCCGATTCCAAATCCGGTTGCCTGGGCATGGCGGCGCTCTTGCTCCTGCCCTTCGTCCTCGTTATCCTGTGGGCCGGAGCTTGA
- a CDS encoding DUF4124 domain-containing protein — protein sequence MKAALRFLFVMVPALAGADTIYKCEDNGKAVFTATPTGPSCQPMGLKVIEADPKEAARLRRETELWNEQRREMVQDSLAREAKATQQRRKAELDAVKTNPRRSTKGGQWQSGLGADPGPEKATVPIAPDTASSGSGTNRGSAGGR from the coding sequence ATGAAAGCGGCGCTGCGCTTCCTGTTCGTCATGGTCCCCGCGCTGGCCGGGGCCGACACCATCTATAAATGCGAGGACAACGGCAAGGCGGTGTTCACCGCCACACCGACCGGGCCATCGTGCCAGCCCATGGGACTCAAGGTGATCGAAGCCGACCCCAAGGAAGCCGCCCGCCTCCGCCGGGAAACCGAGCTTTGGAACGAGCAGCGCAGGGAAATGGTCCAGGACAGCCTCGCCCGCGAGGCCAAAGCTACGCAACAACGGCGCAAGGCGGAGTTGGACGCGGTGAAAACCAACCCCCGCCGTTCAACCAAGGGCGGCCAGTGGCAATCCGGCCTGGGCGCGGACCCCGGCCCGGAGAAAGCGACCGTGCCCATCGCGCCGGACACGGCGTCCAGCGGTTCCGGCACGAACCGGGGATCGGCGGGAGGGCGCTAA
- the gap gene encoding type I glyceraldehyde-3-phosphate dehydrogenase yields MTIKVAINGYGRIGRNVLRALFESGRQDVEIVAINDLGDAKINAHLTKHDTVHGPFKGTVVLGEGEIVVNGKSIKAFSERDPSKLPWGAMGVDVVLECTGIFRNKAKCMPHIQAGAKKVIISAPADKNEADATVVYGVNHDVLKAEHQVISNASCTTNCLAPLVKPLNDKIGLVSGLMTTIHAYTNDQVLTDVYHSDLYRARAAALNMIPTKTGAAQAVGLVLPELNGKLSGFAIRVPTPNVSVVDLTFVAGRETTKDEVNAILKEASEGYLQGILGYNVEPLVSSDFNHSTTSSNFDSTQTQVIGNLVKVLSWYDNEWGFSNRMLDTTVALMNAH; encoded by the coding sequence ATGACGATCAAAGTTGCAATCAACGGATATGGCCGTATCGGACGCAACGTGCTGCGCGCATTGTTCGAGTCCGGCCGCCAGGACGTTGAAATCGTCGCCATCAACGATCTGGGCGATGCCAAGATCAACGCCCATCTGACCAAGCACGATACCGTCCACGGTCCGTTCAAAGGCACCGTCGTGCTGGGCGAAGGCGAAATCGTCGTCAACGGCAAGAGCATCAAGGCCTTCTCCGAGCGCGATCCTTCCAAGCTGCCCTGGGGCGCGATGGGTGTGGACGTGGTGCTGGAATGCACCGGCATCTTCCGCAACAAGGCCAAGTGCATGCCGCACATCCAAGCCGGTGCCAAGAAGGTCATCATCTCCGCCCCCGCCGACAAGAACGAAGCCGACGCCACCGTCGTCTACGGCGTCAACCATGACGTGTTGAAGGCCGAGCATCAGGTCATCTCCAACGCCTCCTGCACCACCAACTGTCTGGCCCCCTTGGTCAAGCCGCTGAACGACAAGATCGGCCTGGTGTCCGGCCTGATGACCACCATCCACGCCTACACCAACGACCAGGTGCTGACCGACGTCTACCACAGCGACCTGTACCGCGCCCGCGCCGCCGCCCTCAACATGATCCCGACCAAGACCGGCGCGGCCCAGGCCGTGGGCCTGGTGCTGCCGGAACTGAACGGCAAGCTGTCCGGCTTCGCCATCCGCGTGCCGACCCCGAACGTCTCCGTGGTCGATCTGACCTTCGTCGCGGGCCGCGAAACCACCAAGGATGAAGTCAACGCCATCCTGAAGGAAGCTTCCGAGGGCTACTTGCAGGGCATCCTGGGCTACAACGTCGAGCCCTTGGTTTCCAGCGACTTCAACCACAGCACCACTTCCTCCAACTTCGATTCCACCCAGACCCAGGTGATCGGCAATCTGGTGAAGGTGCTGTCCTGGTACGACAACGAGTGGGGCTTCTCCAACCGCATGTTGGATACCACCGTGGCCCTGATGAACGCCCACTAA
- the pyk gene encoding pyruvate kinase — MNKVFRRTKIIATLGPASESPEMLEKIIRAGADVVRLNFSHGTADEHRARAERVREISKKLKRHVAILADLQGPKIRVARFKDNRKVTLVRGQKFDLDIDLPKDVGDETQVGCDYKDLPRDVKPGDLLLLNDGLIAMQVDTVVGNRISCTVTVGGVLSNHKGINKQGGGLSAPALTDKDKQDLKTAVSIGADYLAISFPRSREDMEEARALLDQEGSDMRLVAKVERAEAIIEETLIGIIQASDAIMVARGDLGVEIGDARLPHVQKHMIKLARTYNKVAITATQMMESMINNPLPTRAEVSDVANAVFDGTDAVMLSAETASGDYPDAAVEAMARVCVEAEKYPRERSKHRLHESFSRIDETIAMSAMYAANHLEVRAIGALTESGSTPLWMSRISSGIPIFALTSHEKTCRRVTLFRGVYPISFDDRGIHDHAVLNRAIVEEFMRRGLVDESDTLILTKGDLSGHTGGTNAMKIAHVTDIIAAAPENWKDLCPGCGKS, encoded by the coding sequence ATGAACAAGGTCTTCCGTAGAACCAAGATCATCGCCACCTTGGGCCCGGCTTCCGAGTCGCCCGAGATGCTCGAAAAAATCATCCGCGCCGGGGCCGATGTGGTCCGGCTTAATTTCTCCCACGGCACCGCCGACGAACACCGCGCCCGCGCCGAGCGGGTCCGCGAGATTTCCAAGAAGCTCAAGCGCCATGTGGCGATCCTGGCCGACTTGCAGGGTCCGAAGATCCGCGTCGCCCGCTTCAAGGACAACCGCAAGGTCACCCTGGTGCGCGGCCAGAAATTCGACCTCGACATCGACCTGCCCAAAGACGTGGGCGACGAGACCCAGGTCGGTTGCGATTACAAGGACTTGCCCCGCGACGTGAAACCCGGCGACCTGCTGCTGTTGAACGACGGCCTGATCGCCATGCAGGTCGATACCGTGGTCGGCAACCGGATTAGTTGCACCGTGACCGTGGGCGGCGTCCTCTCCAACCACAAGGGCATCAACAAGCAAGGCGGCGGCCTGTCCGCCCCGGCCCTGACCGACAAGGACAAGCAAGACCTCAAGACCGCCGTCTCCATCGGGGCCGATTATCTGGCGATCTCCTTCCCGCGTTCCCGCGAGGACATGGAGGAAGCCCGCGCCCTGTTGGATCAGGAAGGCAGCGACATGCGCCTAGTGGCCAAGGTCGAACGCGCCGAGGCCATCATCGAAGAAACCCTGATCGGCATCATCCAGGCGTCCGACGCCATCATGGTGGCGCGGGGCGATCTCGGCGTCGAGATCGGCGACGCCCGGCTGCCGCATGTGCAAAAGCACATGATCAAGCTGGCCCGCACCTACAACAAGGTCGCGATCACCGCCACCCAGATGATGGAGTCGATGATCAACAACCCCTTGCCGACCCGCGCCGAGGTGTCGGACGTGGCCAACGCGGTGTTCGACGGTACCGACGCGGTGATGTTGTCCGCCGAGACCGCTTCCGGCGACTACCCGGACGCGGCGGTGGAAGCCATGGCCCGCGTCTGCGTCGAGGCCGAGAAATATCCCCGCGAGCGCTCCAAGCATCGCCTGCACGAGTCCTTCAGCCGCATCGACGAAACCATCGCCATGTCGGCGATGTACGCCGCCAACCATCTGGAGGTCCGCGCCATCGGCGCCTTGACCGAGAGCGGCTCGACCCCCTTGTGGATGTCGCGCATCAGCTCGGGCATCCCGATCTTCGCGCTGACCTCGCACGAAAAGACCTGTCGGCGCGTCACCCTGTTCCGTGGCGTTTATCCCATCAGTTTCGACGACCGGGGCATCCACGACCACGCGGTGCTGAACCGCGCCATCGTCGAGGAATTCATGCGGCGCGGCCTGGTGGACGAGTCCGATACCTTGATCCTGACCAAGGGCGACCTGAGCGGCCATACCGGCGGCACCAACGCCATGAAAATCGCCCATGTGACGGACATCATCGCGGCCGCTCCGGAAAACTGGAAGGACTTATGTCCTGGTTGCGGTAAATCCTAA